From Bradyrhizobium sp. AZCC 1610:
TTCACGTTCGCATCGGTCACGACCTTACGCCAGCGCTCGACTTCCGATGACACCATTTTCGCGAACGCAGGGCCCGTGACATCGGGAACATCGGAGCCGTTGCGCTCCCAGGCTTCCTTGATGGCGGGTGTCTGCATCGCCTTCTGCACTTCCTTGGCCATCTGCTGCACAATCGCCGGCGGCGTGTTCTTGGGTGCGAACAGGCCGTACCAGGTCGATACTTCATAACCGGGAAGGCCTGCTTCCGCGGCGGTCGGAAGATCGGGGAATGCAGCCACGCGTTTCGGCGCGGCGACCGCAAGCGCGCGCAACTGCCCGGCCCTGACGGGCCCGGCCGACGAGCCGAGCCCGTCAAACACGACCGGCACGTGGCCGGCGATGAGGTCCTGCATCGCGGGCCCGGCCCCGCGATAGGGGACGTGCTGGATGTTGGTCTTGGTCAGGATCTTGAACAACTCGCCCGCTAGGTGATGCGTGGTACCGGCTCCGGCAGAACCGTAGTTCAATTTGCCCGGATTGGCCTTGGCGTAGGTGATGAATTCAGCCAGCGTTTTGGCAGCGACCTTTTCGGGATTGACGACGACGACCTGGGGCGGCCGCGCGACCAAGGCAACTGCAACGAAGTCCTTCTCGAAATTGTAGTCGAGATTGGGATAGAGCGACGGTGCAATGGCGTGATGCGCCGCGCCCATGAAGAAGGTGTAGCCGTCCGGCGCGGCCTTCGACGCGAGCGATGCGCCAACGGTGCCGCCTGCGCCGGCGCGGTTTTCGATCAGCACGCGCTTGCCCAGCTGCGTGTCGAGCTGGGCCGCCAGCGGACGGGCAAAGGCATCGGTGCCGCCGCCGGCCGCAAACGGGACGATGAAGGTGATCGGCTTCTCCGGCCATGATTGGGCCTGCGCCTGGCCGGCTAGGGCGGATACGACCGCCAGGACTGTAAACAGGACGCACCGAACAACTCTTGGCTTCACAGGATATTCCTCCGGTTATTGCAGATTGGCGTCCGCCATTGGCGGCGCGATTGTGATTTTTGCTTCCCTGAT
This genomic window contains:
- a CDS encoding Bug family tripartite tricarboxylate transporter substrate binding protein — translated: MKPRVVRCVLFTVLAVVSALAGQAQAQSWPEKPITFIVPFAAGGGTDAFARPLAAQLDTQLGKRVLIENRAGAGGTVGASLASKAAPDGYTFFMGAAHHAIAPSLYPNLDYNFEKDFVAVALVARPPQVVVVNPEKVAAKTLAEFITYAKANPGKLNYGSAGAGTTHHLAGELFKILTKTNIQHVPYRGAGPAMQDLIAGHVPVVFDGLGSSAGPVRAGQLRALAVAAPKRVAAFPDLPTAAEAGLPGYEVSTWYGLFAPKNTPPAIVQQMAKEVQKAMQTPAIKEAWERNGSDVPDVTGPAFAKMVSSEVERWRKVVTDANVKLD